From Ascaphus truei isolate aAscTru1 chromosome 20, aAscTru1.hap1, whole genome shotgun sequence, one genomic window encodes:
- the LOC142471188 gene encoding vitelline membrane outer layer protein 1-like — MRLKFEKFQWFGDDTSLNGIRLLCVSSNNNEEYLIQSTEGAWGSWTSPVRCSNGNLIAFTLLVSPPQGGGDDTAANNIVFMCSDETILEGSWHVWGSYGEWSQFCMLGICGISTRVEEYQGKGDDTALNDVKFTCCEN; from the exons ATGAGGCTGAAG TTTGAAAAATTCCAGTGGTTTGGTGATGATACGTCTCTGAACGGGATCCGGCTGCTCTGTGTTAGCAGCAACAACAATGAGGAATATTTAATCCAGTCTACTGAAGGAGC GTGGGGCTCATGGACCTCCCCTGTGCGGTGCAGCAACGGCAACCTCATCGCTTTCACCTTGTTAGTAAGTCCACCTCAGGGGGGCGGTGACGATACTGCCGCCAACAACATCGTATTTATGTGCTCAGACGAAACGATACTAGAGGGATCTTGGCACGTGTGGGGTTCATACGGAGAGTGGAGCCAGTTCTGCATGTTAGGGATCTGTGGCATCAGCACCAGGGTGGAGGAGTACCAAGGAAAAGGAGATGACACGGCCCTCAATGATGTCAAGTTCACCTGCTGTGAAAACTGA